A portion of the Chromobacterium sp. IIBBL 290-4 genome contains these proteins:
- a CDS encoding M48 family metallopeptidase yields the protein MKNDNVWRRLPLPDGDAPVVLIRRRRKSIGIKVQNGVVELIAAPEVSLIRLNQVLELRRDWIVGHLLRQRDQLAAGEDLSTARLQGEALTVKLAGGARKTAKREGSNLLVFGVQAGDAAALKAVAAKFLKREAAILFPARLIALAAACRRKPTGLQLSSARSRWGSCTSDGRIRLNWRLIQAPPAVIDYVIAHELAHLEHMNHSPAFWAETERLHPGWREARRWLKQHGGGLFVFD from the coding sequence ATGAAAAACGACAACGTCTGGCGCCGCCTGCCTCTGCCTGACGGCGATGCGCCGGTGGTGCTGATCCGCCGCCGGCGCAAGAGCATAGGCATCAAGGTGCAAAACGGCGTGGTGGAACTGATCGCCGCGCCGGAGGTCAGTCTAATTAGGCTTAACCAGGTGCTGGAGCTGCGGCGCGACTGGATCGTCGGCCATCTGCTGCGCCAGCGCGATCAGCTGGCGGCCGGCGAGGATCTTTCCACCGCCAGGCTGCAAGGCGAGGCGCTGACGGTGAAGCTCGCCGGCGGCGCGCGCAAAACCGCCAAGCGGGAAGGCTCCAACCTGCTGGTGTTCGGCGTGCAGGCCGGCGACGCCGCGGCCTTGAAGGCGGTGGCGGCCAAATTCCTGAAACGCGAGGCGGCTATATTGTTTCCGGCCCGGCTGATCGCCCTGGCGGCGGCTTGCCGGCGCAAACCGACCGGATTGCAGTTGTCGTCCGCCCGTTCGCGCTGGGGCAGTTGCACCAGCGATGGCCGCATCCGGCTGAACTGGCGCTTGATCCAGGCGCCGCCTGCGGTGATCGATTATGTGATCGCCCATGAACTGGCCCATCTGGAACACATGAACCATTCGCCGGCCTTTTGGGCGGAGACGGAGCGTCTCCATCCGGGCTGGCGCGAGGCGCGCCGCTGGCTGAAACAGCATGGCGGCGGCTTGTTTGTCTTTGATTGA
- the gmhB gene encoding D-glycero-beta-D-manno-heptose 1,7-bisphosphate 7-phosphatase produces MKLVILDRDGVINEDRDDYVKNTTEWVPIEHSLEAIANLTQSGWRVVVATNQSGIARGLFDMHALNAMHEKMHRLVGQAGGRIDAVVFCPHGPDHGCECRKPLPGMVLEIAERFNAKLQGLPMIGDSLRDLEAISAVGGLPMLVKTGKGGKTLAKGGLPESTLVFNDLYDAAEHLINHFEAQR; encoded by the coding sequence GTGAAACTTGTCATTCTCGACCGCGACGGCGTGATCAACGAAGACCGAGACGACTACGTCAAGAACACCACCGAATGGGTGCCGATCGAGCACAGCCTGGAAGCGATCGCCAACCTGACCCAGTCCGGCTGGCGCGTGGTGGTGGCCACCAATCAATCCGGCATCGCCCGCGGCCTGTTCGACATGCATGCGCTCAACGCCATGCATGAGAAAATGCATCGCCTGGTCGGCCAGGCGGGCGGCCGCATCGACGCGGTGGTGTTCTGTCCGCATGGCCCGGACCATGGCTGCGAATGCCGCAAGCCGCTGCCGGGCATGGTGCTGGAGATCGCCGAGCGCTTCAACGCCAAGCTGCAAGGCTTGCCCATGATAGGCGACAGCCTGCGCGATCTGGAGGCCATTTCCGCCGTCGGCGGCCTGCCCATGCTGGTGAAGACCGGCAAGGGCGGCAAGACGCTGGCCAAGGGCGGCCTGCCTGAGAGCACGCTGGTGTTCAACGACCTGTACGATGCCGCCGAGCATCTGATCAACCATTTCGAGGCTCAACGCTAA
- a CDS encoding 1-acyl-sn-glycerol-3-phosphate acyltransferase — MISLWIRNLLYWLVLMIATPLFLTLLILAAPLPRRSRHIFGVSWALTLLWMLEHVIGLKYKVIGRENIPAEPSIIASKHQSGWETLSLQKIFPWQVYVAKRELTWIPFFGWGLVLMNPIIINRSDRAGSNQRLLQQGLERKRHGFWITVFPEGTRTKPGAPGKYKLGAARMAKQFDMPMVPVAHNAGEFWPRNAFLKYPGEITVIIGQAIHPTEDAGPESMMAQAEAWIEARQREIGGVGPFADPDEKRQRLAPPASA, encoded by the coding sequence ATGATCAGTTTGTGGATACGCAATCTGCTGTACTGGCTGGTGCTGATGATCGCCACGCCCTTGTTCCTGACCTTGTTGATTCTGGCCGCTCCGCTGCCGCGCCGCAGCCGCCACATATTCGGCGTCAGCTGGGCGCTGACCCTGCTGTGGATGCTGGAGCATGTGATAGGCCTGAAATACAAGGTGATAGGCCGCGAGAACATTCCAGCCGAGCCTTCCATCATCGCCTCCAAGCATCAATCGGGCTGGGAAACGCTGTCTTTGCAGAAGATCTTCCCCTGGCAGGTGTATGTGGCCAAGCGCGAGCTGACCTGGATTCCCTTCTTCGGCTGGGGCCTGGTGCTGATGAACCCCATCATCATCAACCGCTCCGACCGCGCCGGCTCCAACCAGCGGCTGTTGCAGCAGGGCCTGGAACGCAAGCGGCACGGTTTCTGGATCACCGTTTTCCCGGAAGGCACCCGCACCAAGCCGGGCGCGCCGGGCAAGTACAAGCTGGGCGCGGCGCGCATGGCCAAGCAGTTCGACATGCCCATGGTGCCGGTGGCGCACAATGCGGGCGAGTTCTGGCCGCGCAACGCCTTCCTGAAATATCCGGGCGAAATCACCGTGATCATCGGCCAGGCGATTCATCCGACCGAAGACGCCGGACCGGAATCGATGATGGCCCAAGCCGAAGCCTGGATCGAGGCTCGCCAGCGCGAGATCGGCGGCGTGGGCCCGTTTGCCGACCCTGATGAAAAACGACAACGTCTGGCGCCGCCTGCCTCTGCCTGA